The DNA region CCACCTCCACGGTTTTTCAGTTCTCTGCATGTGAGTTTAAGAAGATGAGAAAGCAATTCTGAAATGAGCTCAGTCCAAAATAAGGCCACAAACCTAATTTTGGAACTTTGAGATTTTCTGTTATTTGTCCAAGTATTAATCAGCCTTTTCTCCATCTTCCTCAACTCTTTCTCACACTGCTAGAATTAAGTTTCTTTTTCCAGAACTTGAGAAAATTCTTTTTGCATTAGTAAAATGACTCAAAAACATtttaacacaattttcttttcattttctgtttttttagagGATAAAGTCAGGCAGTGATAAAGCCAAAGAGATCATGAAGATTTTTTAGCAATTGTGCAAACACAAAGAGAGGCCAGATCCCTAACCTTTCGTTCTCCAATATAAAGGATGCTCAGTTAACTGAACTGGGGTTGAAATATCTGCCATCTAAAGTACTCTTCTTTAAGCAAGCTCAATTTTGTTTAAACTTTGATGTAAGGACAAGACTCCATGCTGATGAGGATAAATAATATAGGCTTTGCCACCCCcaaactctatacatttcccctATTGTGCCATCACTGTACCAGAATCTCTAACTGTGAATGAATGATGAAAGGAGGTGAATCTTCTTTCCAGAACAGATTTGAGTTGGCTCTTATCCTTGTAAATAAGGTAAATAGAAACCCTTTGATCCCAGTATGTCCAATATAATACTGGGCCAATCAGTGAGAAATCCCTCAAATTCAGGATTTCATAACTGTTCCTTAATGGCCCATATCCCAAAGTTCACTGGTGAAATCCAAACAAAGTTCGGTTTTCTAGATAGAGGCCTGCCCTCCTCTGTGCTTCTCCAAATGGAAATGCACTGCAAGAGATGTGCTACCCTAAACTGGCCTGGTGGTAGGTAGAGGAAAGGCAGCAGGGGgcagcacacaacaagcaggccATCCCACTACTCCATAGAGTTCCCATGAAGGTATCTTCGTCCCTTCCTTTCCTCGCCTTCCCAGTCCCACTCTTTCACCCAATCCCCAGAGCCTCTTCCTGGAGTTTCCAGgataattgcttttttaaaatgtattgcttATTCTCTAATGTCCCAGGACTCTTATTTTCAGATGttttttatattgaattttaatCTTTTAACCTTTCATGTGTTTTTACCATTTAAATTGTAACCATTTACACAATGGTTATCAACATCATATACAGTCTACAACTTGAGAAATTTTAGAATACTTTCATTATCTTGTTAACCAGGGTATATATGCTAaaattgttttttgctttgttatgTTTTGTTAAAATTCTTTAATACTGACCCCTAGCTTACCTTAAATATCCTAAGTCCCAAACAGCTACAAAAGAGGAGCAGACCTAAAACGAAACGGCACCAAAAACCAAGGATGGATAGTAATGGCAGAGACACTCGAATGTgacctcttattttatttcatctaagCTGGCCTGCTCTTCTCTATTGTCAAGTGTTCCAGTCTTTCTGAAAACATGCTCACTGTTTCTCCAAAAATCTACCCTCTGGAAAGTAAATCTGGTTTCTCCCATGCACACCACACCCCAAGTCAAAGCCATCTCTGCTGAGCCTGCCTGGAAAAGTAACTTGTCCTCAAACCCGCCAGCTGTAAACCACCTCAGTTTCCTGGGTCCTTCCTGGCATGACACCTAGAACATAAAGGGATAAAAGGAGCCTTTTTCCAACAGGGCACCTGGGAGAAGTAGAACCAGATTTATGCACAACCAAGGAAAAAATAAGACTAACAACGGATTTTTTTACACTACAAAAATAATTCCCTCCCTCAGTGGTACAGTTCTATCTGACTTGATATACAAGAATTTATTTTCGTAAAACATTTGAAGAATATACCATTGACCTAAGTGGAAGTGCGCTGGTATTATGTCTCTATTGACAAAAACAAAATTGGCTCATAATAATTTATGCATTATCTTGATCCCAATTATCTCTATCTTTTCTCTGTATTCTAGCCAAAGAAATAAGAACCAGTCttcccatccttttttttttttttttaagattatttatttattttccccccttctactcctcctgccctgctgtttttcctgtctatgttgtcttctcttctcattttctcagctctaggattcactgggattccatcctggggacctctgatggggagagaggttccctgtcaattgtgccacctcagttcctggtttctgctgcacttcaccttgactctccccttgtctctctttttgatgtgtcatcatcttgtgtgactcacttgcgtagagcactggctcaccatgggggcactTGCACAAgaacttgtgcaggcactggctcaccccacaggcacttgcgcaggcactgacTTGCTGCACAaacatactttctcttctttttcaccaggaggcaaacccaggtcctcccatatagtagggagaagctctatcacttgagccacatccatttctccccATCCATTTCTGAATAAACCAAGTTGATCCTCCTGAAAACTGGGCAGTAAAATTCTGGTATTTCTTCTCATTATTTTGTAGAAATGAAACTAGACCCACATTTCATAAAGGATGAGGTGGCTCCTTGCCCTGAAAGTCCTAGTCAGATGGGCACAAGGATTAGATGAACAAGATCAAGCAGAGAAACACTGTAGGATCAGTGGGAATTGGCAGCATTCATACATTCAATCATTCTATAAATAAGTATTAATGCGTACTGTGCCATGCATTGTGCTAGATGCAATGATTCATGGGGGAGTCAAATGAGAAATTAGACAATGACTATATAATATGATATGGAGGGACATGCTCTGGTCCTCTGCAATCAGGAAAGCCTTCTGGTAGATGAAGACTCCCAAACCAAGCCTTGAAGGAAAAGTGCTCAATATCTTCTCAGTATCTCCCAATGCACAAgagttcccatttatttaggaAGCTACCCAGCCTCTGGAGAGTTTTTCTTGTCACAGAAACTCAAATATTTAATGGCAACaccatctctttttttaaaagagcataaCAGTATTGTTTATCTCATAACTCTTGGACATTAATCATCAGAAAAAGCATTCTCTTATCACCTAACTgtgttttgcttctcttttttgacCTCACCATTCATCCTAGCAGACTACAGAAAGATATGGGAAAGACCAAAAACATGTCCCTGGACACCGTGGTGACAAATTTCATTCTCCTGGGCTTGTCTCACCCTCCGAATCTGAGGACTctcctcttccttgtcttcttGATCATTTACATCCTGACTCAACTGGGAAATCTGCTCATTCTGCTTGCAGTATGGGCTGACCAGAAGCTTCATGCTCGCCCCATGTACATTCTTCTGGGTGTGCTCTCATTCCTGGACATGTGGCTCTCCTCCACCATCGTTCCTCGACTTATTTTAGATTTTACTCCTGCCAGCAAAACTATCCCATTTGGTGGTTGTGTGGCTCAACTGTATTTCTTTCACTTCCTAGGAAGTACTCAATGCTTCCTCTACACCTTGATGGCCTATGACAGGTACTTGGCAATATGCCAGCCCCTGCGCTACCCTGTGCTCATGAATGGGAGGTTATGCACAATCCTTGTGGTTGGAGCATGGGTGGCTGGCTCCATCCATGGGTCTATCCAGGCCACCCTGACTTTTCGCCTGCCCTACTGTGGACCCAACCAGGTAGATTATTTTATCTGCGACATCCCCCCAGTGTTGAGACTGGCCTGTGCTGACACAATGGTCAACGAACTTGTGACCTTTGTGGACATTGGAGTGGTGGCTGCCAGCTGCTTCATGTTAATTCTCCTCTCCTATGCCAATATAGTCCATGCCATCCTGAAGATACGCACTGCTGACGGGCGGCGCCGGGCCTTCTCCACCTGTGGCTCCCATCTAACTGTGGTCACAGTCTACTATGTCCCCTGTATTTTCATCTACCTTCGGGCTGGCTCCAAAAGCCCCCTGGATGGGGTAGTGGCTGTGTTTTACACGGTTGTCACCCCTTTACTAAACCCCCTCATCTATACACTGAGAAACCAGGAAATGAAGTCTGCTCTGAAAAGGATAACAGCAGGTAGAGGAGccacaaatgaaaataagtaacTACAGATTCAGTGACCACCTCATCACTGTCACTACCACTCATTCAGTTAATGATACATATGGCAAATACTCAATAAATGGCTGATGGTCTAAACTGATTTAATTTAACTCTAATTGAAAGAAACTTCAGGACTCTTTAGATCCATAATCTGTTGATCTCATTTGGTTGGCAGAAATCgttttacattatttcttttgaaataaatggATATATTGCTTCTACCACCTCCAATTTCCCTGCAGGATAAGAAAATGCCTTATCAAAGGTTGAATAGGATGAAAATGTGTCCACCTCTTAGGAGGTATAGTATTCCagaaaatttgaaaggaaaaagaatagcataaTGCTATCCCAGCCCATTTTATTCATCTCTTTGCCCCCAAGCCCGTAGCCCCTAGCCCATAGACTGTATTCTTTGCTTGTGCATGTTGTGACTAGTATTCCCAGACACTGAACTCAAAAATTCTGGatcatttatgtttttttcctatCCCTCACCTTCACTATGTGCTAATATATCCAATTCTGTCTTCTCCACCACTCTAGATTCCTAACTAGTCTTTTGTCCTCCTCCTATCCACATTACAGCCAAAAGTAACCTTCTAAAACACTATATCTGTAGGACTCTTGAATGAATGAGGAAATCAATGTTCAATACAAATTGCATCTAACATACCTTATATCCCAAGACATCTCTACCCTCTTTACTGTCTCCCAGTCTTGCTGATATAATGCCATTTTTGAGCATGCCCTACATTTGCATATCTCTCCTTTGCTCTAGCTCTCTCCTCTATCTGTAATATACTTCCTCCTGCTCTATAGTGATCAAGTGAAGAGTTATGCTTATTTCAAATCCATATCCAACTCTTCATCCTCTAAAAATTCTTCCCTGATTTATTCAGGCAGAaattatctcctcttccctcataTTGCCATAGCCCCCTTCTTATAATGTGTTGTAGACAGATTTCAGCTAtctttctaccccaaataaactgTGAGTCCTCAGTAAACATAGACTATTCATTTCTGTTTGTgtctgtcccctcttccctaatAACTAAAAGCAGACATACAAATCAATGTTTGTTACTGAATAGAAACAGAACTGGGAAAGTCTCTTGAGGTGTtcattaaacaaaataaacaaattattgtCAGTTATCCATCTGTGACTTGCCCTGGTAGCAAATGGAAAATTAAGAGAACATTTGAAAGAGgctggagggagcagatgtggctcaagcaaagcAGATAAGCAAACGTCAACccaggaagccaatgtggctaagTGATTGAGTTCTggattcccacatatgaggtcctgggttcatcctTGGCCCctttacctcaaaaaaagaaaaagaaaagaaaaaaaattaaaagaggctGGAGCAGAGGACTCAAGTACAAGGCAGTCTAAGAGCTTGGAGAATGAAGGAGCACAATGTGAAGGTAATATCTCATTTTCTGGCATATTTTTCACTCATTTGGATATGTGGTACCATGCTGTCCAATTTTAACAGTGAGATGGAAACAAAGGTATAGAAAgactcctccaggcttactttctccctgagctcaactGTGGGTGATCAGCCACATGGtgcatctctcccctctcctctggccttGTCTCTTTCAGCCTTTCAGGGGCCTCTTTTCaggcctctgtgctccactgatttcaGCCTGCAGCATCCAGGACCTCTgcttctctttcagcctctcagggtttctatgTCTTTGCAGCTTCTTTCCTGTGTCTGCTGATTTTAGTTCTCtgtttataaatgactccagaaAAAGGGTTAAGACCctccctgggtcacacaatctaattaaatgcccttaacagaagtaatttaatcaagagttcccaccaacaataggtttatatgcacaggaatgggaACCACAAAAAGTTTCAAACTGTCATTCTCATGTATGGCCAAAGGATGGAAATGGGTCAGTTGTAAAGGATAAATGTATACAAAACCCAAAAATGAAGACTAAATAAGTCCCTGGTAGTTGCTGTAGCAGCACagtcaaaatatataaaaggagtTCAGAAAATAAATGGTGTCAACTATGTGAACTCTTGGGTTCCAGGCATGAGGATGAGTTAGAACAGAACATGAAGCAATGGACTGAGAATCAGAAAGGTGCCAAACAGGAAAACAATGTGCCTGTACTTGCTCAAAAACTACATATAATATTTCTGGACAGAATATTCAATTAGAGGTGAGTTTCATCCCTgttttcccttttgaaattcttCTTCTTTTGGTAAAAAGACAGGGCTTCTGGTGAACACCAGTAGAGTACAGGTTGGAGTTTTACACCATCTCAGAACCTGGTACCTCCATATATCAGCTTTCTCCTACCTATACTCGGTTCAGTGTCCATGCCACATCCTCAAAGTTTGCCTGAGAAATCAAACTTAATGTTATGAGTGCTGGATGGACCTCCAGTTCTCATGTCCTAAATCCAGTCATGAGAAACATACTCCTATGTCCCAACCAAACTCATATTGTCTAATCTCTTAAATGCTGCTCCTGGAAGAGTGTCAAACTATGCTTTCAAAATTCTAAAGCCTATTTTAATGAGAATCTTAGCCTTTACAGTTCTTCCAActgccctccttccctgccctacACTCTGGGGACAAATGGAAACAGCCCTTCAGGCACATGGATAGTGATAATTTCCTGAATCAGTCAGaattcaaaaaggaaatagatgGTCCATTCAAAACAGGATAATTTGGAATGGAGGTgaaaatggcagagtaggaagtttTCCAAATCACTCCCTCccttagaaaaatgaaaagagctgTAAAAAGAGATCAAAATTAATTAGGTGGCAACCCTGGAACCAGAATGGACATTTAGAACAACTACAGGAGTGCCAGAGGAAGTGAGAGCCTGCTGAGAGACCAGCTTTTGTAAATGGAAGCATGAATTAATAATCAGCCACAATTGCTCAGCCCCAAGGCAGTGAGTGGTTGCAGAAATACCTGCAGCTGCAGCAACAAGACCCCAATTTTAGACTGGCCAGCTGGACCCAGGGTTGACAGAAGAAACCTCCTACTCTAAAACTTGGGATTGAGGGTCGTGGTCAGTCTGGGAGATCCATGAGGGACCAGTGCAGAAGTTGGCCTCGGTTTCAGCCCTCTGGGCGGCAGCACTTCCAGCCTCTCACCTATATCCACCTAATAAAGAgctaatttgttttgttttgttttgttttttccttctgtgtGTGGGCAGTTCCTGGTCTGGCAGATTCCTGAGGACATAAATCTGGCCTTGGTTTCAGCCCTCTCTGCAGGAGCAGCTTCTGGTTTCACACCAGCATCTACCAGGACTTAAAGACCCAGTGCACTTCTTCATTAGTTGAATTTCTTCTTCACAATTTTTGTATTATTAAGTTTGGCAGAACCCTGAGGGCTCAGCATAGACAATAGCCTCAGTTTCTCTCAGAAGCAGTGTCTTCCGGTCTTAGGCAAGCATCTACAAGGACATAAAAAGCCAGTgcaatatgggaatcccttatatttttgtgtgtaacattttgttcagtatctttttaaaaaataaaaaacatatttttaaaaaaagccagtGCACttatttctcttctacttttctttcctttttttttttttttttttgtttttgttttgttttgttgttgttgtttgttttttgggtggtttttttcttttggttggtttgttttttatatttttggatcTGCTGAATACCTGAAGGACAAGCAAAGACATGCCTAGGTTTCAGCCTTGAAAGTAGCAGCTTCTGTCTTCGCATCAACAATAACAAGAGATTTGGTGAGGCAGTGTACTATgtaggggacacacctgcatggcacagcactccctgcatacatcagcactgtgagtggccagctcaccacatgggtcaggaggccctgggtttgaaccctggacctcccgtgtagtaggtggatgctctatccattgagccaaatccacttcatatccccaccaagtttttaactgtgatgaaactggagttttgggggaaaaaatgccgAGTAGAGCCTCCATCACAAAACAGAAGAAGacattaccaggccataaactaATGTGTGGGAATACTAGCAGAgacttaaaactcaagcctcTATTAGTCTATCATAGAGAAAACCACAAGttttcaagaagcacaatgtcaCAAAAAGCAAACTCCATGTGATGTGGAAAGCAAACAGTGAAGTTTGGGTCATGAGGCAATTTTTTACAGAGGGATAAGTGAAGTGTTTGATCCCTCTGAAAAAATActtgctggagaaagatttgcctctgaaagctctcctaTTTTGGACAACGCACCTGCCCACCCCCCAGGCTTGAAGGATGACTCACTGgaggagttcagcttcatcacAGTAAGGTTCCTACCCCCCAACACTACTCCTCTCATCCAGTCCATAGACCAGcaggtcatttcaaacttcaaaaagttgtaCACCAAGGCACTTTTTTCCAAAGGTGCTTTGAGTTCATCTCTGACACCCAGTTGAccctcacagaattctggaaggagcatttcAATATCCTGCACTGTCTTGACCTTATTGATAAGGTCAAAGTCTTTCATAAGACAAGGAATTAGGCATgaaagaatttgtggccagaagctgagacagagagactttgaagggtttgaggctgaccccaagcctgcatGTGTAGAGAgtacagttgtgcaggatatggtatctttgggccaatccatggatctggaggttgatgctgctgatgttgaggagttagtggaggaacatcgTAAGGAGCTCAGCACCGAGGAGTTGCAGGATCTACAGAAAGAACAGAAACAAGACGTGGTTGAAGAGATTTCTTCACATGAGGATGTCCCCAATTCCTTGATAAAATAAATCTGTGCAAAATGTGCAGAAGTTCACAGCcttgtggagaagtaccatctggacaaagctctgacaagcagaaatgtgaatttattgatgACCAAACAGTTTATTAATGACCtaacaatttcacacttttgaggaattctaaaaagaagatggaaacagccctaactggataagtttttagtgaaggtgacaaagagtgtgtcagagcctgtggtgcaagttgaaaaaaggtagaaaagagaaaaatacctgAAGTGCATGTGCCCAGTGTTCTATTGGAAGGGGACTTTCCTTCCAAGCGACACTCCAtgtaacctctcctcctcacccttCTCCTCctaccatcccattaggccatggaaTCTTCTCAGTACAGGTCAAGTGaagtttttattctattttatctaagtatttattaatttggggggttattttttatgtaaagtaataatatacaaccctatctttttacatattgccttaaaatgtgcattgtcattggtttgggatgcatttatttatattaatccTTATGGGAAAAATGTGTTTGGTACTCTGTTTTTGGTACTCATTGCACCTCCCAGAACCAATTAACGATGCATACTGAGGTACCACTGTACTATCAATCTAAATCCAATGGCATATTTAAATGCCATTGGcctgtggctcaggcaactgggctcctgtctaccacatgggaggttactggttcagatcctggggcctcctaaaaaagacagtgagctggcgcaatgGACAGGTGCAGCTAGCTGGCACAAGAGACACAAGTAGAAAagaacataatgggagacacaacaaagcagggagcagaggttcccagtgcctcctaaagaaggacAGTGAGCtatgcaatgggcaggcacagtgagctgatgcaacaaaatgacacaagagtcaaggggaggaaaaacagaatgagagacacaacaaagcagggagtggaggcggctcaagcaattagaccTGGGTTCAcctcccagtgcttcctaaagaaacaaggaagacaaacagactcagctagtgaaaaacaacaagggggtgaggagaaataaataaataaaataaatctttttaaaaattaaaaaaaaataaaaagactatacaacttgaccaagtgggattcaacccaggaatgcaagggtggttcaacacaagaaaatcaattaatgtaatacgcTGTATAAATAGAACAAAGGGGGAAAACACGAttatatcaatagatgcagaaaaggcatttaacacaatccagcatcctttcttgataggTATAGATgggaactttctcaatatgataaaggtcacttatgaaaaacccacagctaacatcatactcaatggtgaaagattaaaagcatttcctccaagatcaggaacaagacaaggatgcccactgtcaccattgttattcaacattgtactggatattctagctagaggaattaggctaaataaataaataaaagtcatacaaattagaaagaaagaagtgaaattttccctacttgcagatgacatgatcacatatactgaaaatcctgaaaaagttcataacaaagctactagaactaaaaaatgaattcagggaagtggatgtggctcaactgatagagcgtccgcctaccatataggaggtccagcgttcaaacctagggcttcctggcctgtgcggtgagctggcccacgctcaatgctgccacatgcaaggagtgccatgccacgcagggctgtcccccatgtaggggagccccatacacaaggtgCACCCCGTACCTCTCCacacaaagaaagtgcagcctgcccaagaatggtgccacacacatggagagctgacatagcaagatgatgaaacaaaaagagatgcagattcccactgctgccaagaatgcaagcagacacagaagagtggacaatgggggggggaggggaaaggggagagaaataaataaattaactctttaaaaaaaataaattcagcaaagcggcagggtacaagatgaacatacaaaaatcagtagtgtttccatgcatgtgatggttaggctattgtttcatctcggccaggtaattgtgcccaattgtttgatcaagcaagcactgggctaactataatacaaaggcatttatggactgtagtcaccattgactttactgcaatggtaaatcatagatagctggttacaattacatcagtcagggagattgccatcagcaatgagtgatgcttaacccaatcagttgaatgccttaaaaggggaagtgatcccAGCATTGAGAGAGGATTTTCCAGCCCGTCGTTGGACAGCCAGcttctcccagaactcgtcaagaatcttcactggactttcctaggagcccctggctgcagcctgcctgtagaacctggactgtgcatccccacagctgcgtgaaagactcataaaatcacatactattgatagatactgcttgttgattctgtttccctagagaaccctgactaatacaatacacaagtaatgagcaatctgaaaaagaaatccaaaaaaatccatttacaataacaactgaaagaatcaaatatctaagaataaatctgtAGATATAAAGGACTCatccacagaaaactacaaaacattgctaaaataaaagtcaaagaagaactaaacaaatggaaagacactctgtgttcatggattggaagacattgctaagatgtcagttctacctgaAATGGTTTACAGATTCAGAACAATCCCCCCAAAAGAATTctggcaactttttttttttttttttgcagaaatagaatggaaaaaaaactgaTCCTCAAATTTATAAGGAACAAGGGCGCAGAatagccaaaagaatattgaaaaacAGAACACAGTTGGAGTCgtcacactttctgatttcaaattttattacAAAGTGATAGTAATCAAAACTAtatggggggagcagatgtggctcaagtagttgggctcccatctatcatatctggggtttgatgcccagggcctcctggtgagggcaagatggcccatgtggcaagctggcctacgtGGAGTGCTGGTCTGCACAGAGTGCTAGTCTGCACAGAGTGTTGCCCTATgcaagagtgctgccccatgcaggagtgtggccccacacaggagtgctggcccatgcagagagctggtacaggcAAGATGTGCAGCAGGGGTAGACATAGAGAAGGGATAATGGCAGACTCACctgatcagggagctgaggtagtgtGGAAGAGTGGTTGCCTCTCTCCTGCTCCAGAGGGTCTTGAGATCAGTTCCCAAAGCTACCTGatgagaatgcaggcagacacagaagaacacatagtgaatggacacagagagcagacaatgggaggaggggggagaaataaataaataaatccttaactaaaagaaaaaaactatatgGGACTGGCACAAAAATAAACcaatagatcagtggaacagaaatgAAAGTtgagaaatagacccacacatttatggccaattgatttttcacaagggtGCTATGTAAAtgcaatgggaggaaatattctgttcaacaaatggtgttgaaaacCTGAATATCTACATGCAGAAAAATGAAgttagacccctacctcatatctcatacaaaaatcaattccaaatggatcaagaacctaattATAAGAACTAAAATCATAAAACAttttagaagataatataggagcAAATCTTCATGACCCAGAATTCAGCAATGGATTCATATATATGAAACCAAaatcatgagcagcaaaagaaacaacagataaattgaatttcatcaaaatctaaaacatttttgcttAAAAGAAAGTTATTAAGAAAGGTGAAGACGATCTACCGAATGGGAAAAATAGTTACAAACTAGATATCAGATGAGggttttatatccagaatatattaagaactcttacaactgaacaagaaaaagacaaaaaagccatttaaaaatggacaaagaacttgaatagatatttctccaaagaagatctgcaaatggccaataaacacatgaaaagatgctcaaactcATTAGTCATAAAGGAattacaaatcaaaatcacaatgagatatcatttcgcaTCCATAagggtgacttttatttttaaaatgggaagtgttagagaggatatggaaatAATGGAACTCTATGCATcgttggcaggaatgtaaaatgatggtgCCAGTGTAGAAAGCAAtatgacagttcctcaaaaagttaaatatagaattatcattgacctggcaatcctacttctgAGTATactcaaagagaaggaaaacaaggtCACAGACAGATTTTTGTGTACCAatttcatggcagcattattcacaatagccaaaagctagaaacaacccatgcccatcaacaaatgaatggatgaacaaaatgtggtacatacataaatggaatattatttgatcaTAAAATGAAGTTATGACATGCAGCAACATGCAAAATcctggaaaacattatgctcagtgaaacaaACAATACACATAAGGACAAAAACTATGATACCACTTGTAAGAGATTGTTAGAAATAGGAAATTTGCAGAGATAAAAAGCATACTAGAGGGGGGAGTGTTTGGGGGATCAAGTGAACACGGTAGATTGtgaggtatgtggttgaaactataatattgagaaaactctttagaaaatataataaggaagggttact from Dasypus novemcinctus isolate mDasNov1 chromosome 3, mDasNov1.1.hap2, whole genome shotgun sequence includes:
- the LOC101430421 gene encoding olfactory receptor 10G2, whose amino-acid sequence is MGKTKNMSLDTVVTNFILLGLSHPPNLRTLLFLVFLIIYILTQLGNLLILLAVWADQKLHARPMYILLGVLSFLDMWLSSTIVPRLILDFTPASKTIPFGGCVAQLYFFHFLGSTQCFLYTLMAYDRYLAICQPLRYPVLMNGRLCTILVVGAWVAGSIHGSIQATLTFRLPYCGPNQVDYFICDIPPVLRLACADTMVNELVTFVDIGVVAASCFMLILLSYANIVHAILKIRTADGRRRAFSTCGSHLTVVTVYYVPCIFIYLRAGSKSPLDGVVAVFYTVVTPLLNPLIYTLRNQEMKSALKRITAGRGATNENK